The genomic interval AGGCTGTCACCCGCGTCGGTGGGGCCCCTCCCGCGTCGGGCGGGCCCGCATCCTGAGTCCCCGCGTCCTGCGTTCCCGCGTCGTCGCCGGCCTCCTCGACGAACCCGGTGTCTGGAGGGTCCTCCGTTCCCGAATCAGCGGACGACGCGGAGCACCCCATGAGGACCACGGCGAGCGTGACGAAGAGCGTACGAAAGTGACATGTGGCTCTTGTCACTTAATTGCCGCAACGAAGGGAAGTCAGGTGGGGTAGACTCCGTCTGGATAGAGACGCTCGGGTGCGAGCGCGCGGATGTCCCGCACGTAGGACTCGAACCAATCGAGGAAGGTGTCGAACACGTGGCTGGGAGCGTGCCCTCGCTGTTCCCAGACGAAGCGGCGCGTGTCCTGGAAGCAGGCCCAGGCCAGCTCTCCCATGTGATTGAGCACGAGGGCGGGGGCCTTCAGGTCACCGCCGCTCGTGGCGATGCACCACTGGATGTCCCGGGGCAACAGGTAGGCCGCCGCGAAGGGGACCAGATGCGACGTGGTGATGGGGCGGTTGTCAAGGGTGACGCCCGACGGAATCCGCACCAGGGCGAGGGACTCCAGCACTTCGTCCGGTGAGTACACGCGGAAGTTGGCGGGCAGCGCCGTCCACACCGCTTGCTCGCCCTCCTCGGCGCGCGGCACCTCGACACGCGCGAAGGCGTGCAGCCGCCAGAACTCGCGCAGCCCGGAGGCAAGCGCGGAGCCTCCCGCTGGAGGTGGGCCCCCCAGGAGCTCCGGGAGCAGCTCCAGGTCTTCTTCCGACACGGGCGGGCCCAGCACGAGCCTTCCTCCAAATCCCTTCGCCCACTGCTCGACATCCGCCAATAGCGCCCGGTAGCGGGGCTGAACTGATTGCTCACTCATGCTCGCGAGCTTACCTGTCAGAGGGGAGACCTTCGTGGATGTGAAAGCCGGCGTGAGTCCGTGTACCTTGAGGGCATGTCACGCGGACGCGGTTGGATGTTGCGCATAAGAGGGATGGGGCCCTGTTGAAGGGGAGGGAGGGTGCAGAGGGGCCGAGGAGAACCGCTGACGGGGCCGCCCGAGCGATGCTCCCGATTAGTGCACTGGTTTATGACTCCATCAAGTGGTCATCCCTGCTACTGAGAGTCTTGGCGTTCCGTTAACGCGGAGACTATTTGAGCTGACGGAGACAGCGGCAGTAGCGGAACCAGGCGGCGAGCTTCGCCTCCAGTTCGCGCACCTCGGCCGCCTTGAGAGCTACAGGCGGCGCAGGTTCGGGCGGCAGCGCAGAGGCACCACCGGAGAGACATGCCGTCGCGCCGTGGCACCAGGGCTTGAGGTGAAGGGGCGGGACTTTCGCCCTTGGATTTACGCTTACAAATCGACATCACGGCCGTCATGGCGACGAACGCGGCGGCAAGAACACCAGAATGCAGGAGCGAAGGTGGAACACTGACTGGCTGGCGCTATTCAGGGTGGCACCATATTCCAGAGCCCACGGTCCGCACTGCGAACGACACGCCAGCCGACTCTATCTGGCGCACGAAGAGCGGCAGCTTCAGCTCCGGGCCGGTACTGCTCCGCCTCCTTGAAGTACTGCGTGAGCGAATACTCCAACAGCGACTGGCAAGACTGCATGTATCGACGCGCCCGGAGGAATGTCTGGAGACGACCTTCAAGAAGCGCGGGGCTTCGATCCACGCGAGCGCGGAGAAGCGCGGGATTGGAGCGCCGCGCAGCACCGTGTCGAAGTCGAGGTCCGGCCGTTGGACAAACAAAAGCACTCGTTTCTCCTTGGCCCTCGTGCTGGGATGCCTCACCATGGGCGATTGGGCGGTGACGACGCACTGGGCATGGACACGGCCACGAATGCCTGAAGCCAGGGACTTTCCGAGCGACCGCTGGGCTGCCCGCCTTGGCCGAGTGGGCCCGGGGCTCTGGCAGTTGGAAACGCTCCAGAAGTACGGCTACTACCGTGCCCCCGAAGGGACGGCCGCCGTGGGAGTCCAAGCTCCCGACGGCTATTTGGTGGAATACGGAGGCGGCCCCTTCGCCGCAGCCTGGAACTATCTCGTCGCCACAGAGCCCTCCGGTGCAAGCCGCTTCGCGCGAGCCGCGGGGCTGCTGGGTGAAGACGCCTCCCTCCCGCCTGCGGTTCAACACGCGGTGCTGTGCCTGCGCACCCCCATCCGCTTCGAGCGCCCTCTTGCGTCCTGGAGTCTGAGCGAAAGCCATCTGGACTCAGCCCCCGCCGCCCGCGTCGCTGAGGCGCTCATCGCCGGAGGCCCCCCTCCTCGCCGGGGACGGATCGAATGCGTAGTGGGACTCTTTACTTTCGAGTTCGGCTGGGTCCACACAGGCGTCCTGACACTATTCATCGACGAGTCGATGGAGCAAAGTGGGGCCGAGCTCGAAATGACAGGCCGGTTCAACGCACTCTCCGAGACAAAGGAGGTCGGCCCGTTCGCGCACTCCCTGTACATGGAGCGGCCCACATCAATACCGGTGCCCCTCGTCGCCTGGCCCTTCCCCACGCGGTAAGGGCTCACTCAGAAGGAACCGTTCTTCCCCGAAGGAGGGCTGGGTGGGTGAACAGTCCAGCTGCAACCGGCGGAACGGCGTGTACCGGCGGGTGAGGCAGGAGCCGACAGGCGCGCCTGTCAATGCGCGTCCTGGTTCCTCCAACTCCTGCCTTTGCTCCCTGCCCTGCCCAGCCACCGCAGTCAGGGCCGGTACCGCTCCACCTCTTTGAAGTACTGGGTGAGCGAGTACTCCAGCAGCGACTGTCGGGACTGCATGTACCGGCGAGCCCGGAGGAAGGGCAACCAGACGCGCTTACCCACCCGCACCTGGGACTCCTCCAGCTTCTCGCGCAACACCCACGTCCCGCCCAGCCGCCGCACGAGGACATCTCCCAGATAGGCACCAAGCGCTGGGGCGGTATGGCTGTCGATGAGTTCGCGCGTGTACCGCTCCGGAAAGTTGTCCCGCCAGAAGTAGAAGTCCAAGTCGGTGAGGGACTCGGCCGTCTCGTCCATGATGGAGGGCACCTTGGTATGCAGCGCTGCCACGAGGCCTTCGGTGGAGACGATCTTGAAAAGGCGCGGCGTTCTGATCGCGTGAGCCAGGATCGCAGGAAGAGAGACGGCCGGCAAAGCGAGCGCGAGAGCGCGACGCTTGCCGGCCGACAGTGTTGCTGAGGGGTTGACTCAGGCCGCGTCGAGCTCTTGCTCCTGGTCGGAGCGGCGAGACTTGCCGGTGATGCGGACGAGCAATCCCTTGTGCACGAGGCGGTCTGCGATAGCGGATGCCGCGGCGCTGTTGTGGAAGAGCTTGCCCCAGTCCTTGAAAGGAAGGTTGGTGGTGACGATGGTGGAGGCGCGTTGGTAGCGCTTGTTGAAGACTTGGTAGAGGAGGTCGGCCCCCCGGGCATCGAAGCTGAGATATCCGAGTTCGTCGATGAGGAGGAGTTCGGGTGCAGCCCAGGCGGAAAGCCGTTTGTGGAGAGTGTTTTTGGATTGGCCCACGACGAGGTCATTCACCAGGTCGGCGGCCACGACGAAGCGGACACGATAGCCGCGGAGGCAGGCAAGTTGTCCGAGGGCACTGGCGAGGTGCGTCTTGCCTACCCCGCTTGGGCCGATGAAGACGACGTTGCTCTTCTCCCGAATGAAGTCGAGGGACGCCGCGCGCATGACGAGCTCTCTGTCGATGTGCTTGGGGTAGTTGAAGTCATAGGAATCGATGGTGGGGAGAGGAAAAATGGCGGAGCGGCGCAGTGCCGTCTTGGCTCGAGCTTCGGTGGTGTCGCGGAGTTGCTCGCGCATGAGATTGTCCAGAAGTGACGAGGGAGAGTCGTTTCTGGCAATGGCTTTGGCCAGGGCCGCACTCAACTGACTGGCAGCATGCTCGAGTCCGAGAGCGCGCAGGACATCTTCGAGTGAGAGTGTAGACAAGTCATGAGGGAAGACGGAGGTTGGGCTTCTGGGGCGGGAGGGCATCGTAGGAGTCCAGGGGGTGGGGTTGGACGTCGAGAGAGTCAGCGATGGCATTGCCTGTGAGAATGGGCTCCGGGGGCTCGGCGAGGCCTTGAGCGAAGCGGGCCTGGTCAATCAGAGCGCGGACGTAGCGGGCGCCGAAGGTGCGCAGGACGAGGGCGCGAGCCATGGCGGCGGCCACCTCGGCGTCGCTGTATTGGAGGGTGAGGCGCAGCAAGGCGCGGCATTCGTTGTTGAGGCGAATGGGGCGGCGAGCGACTTCCTGGAGGTAGAGTCTGGCTTCAGGGCTGAGGGAGGCGAGGCGCTCCTTGCGCTTCGGCCCGAGTGCGAGTTTGCGTCGCTCGAGGAGTCGCTGAATGTGGTGGGCATCCTCGATATGACGGTGGCGGTCCCAACACCTCTCATGGTGGGCGACTTCCGTCCCCTCGTGGAGAATACGGACGGAGGTGTCATTGGCCCGGAGGTGCACCGACTTGCCTGCGAATTCAGGAGGGACAGAGTAGGAATTGGAGTCCAGTCGGACGCGTGCCTCCTTGGAGACGACGAGGGGAAGGAGGACGTCCGTGTCGTAGGAGTGCACCGGAAGCGGGTGCAGCCTGGGCCTCTCGAGGAGAAGCCTCTCGCAGGGCCGCTCTCGAGTGGTGGCATGCAGACGCGTATTCGCTGTCTCGGCCAGCCACATCTTAGCCTGAGCGCGCAAGTCCTCGAGAGAGGAGAAGGAGCGTCCCTAGAAGAAGGCGTGGCGCAGGTACTTTATGGAGGCCTCCACACGGCCCTTGGCTTCTGGGTAGCGGATGGGGGCCGCGGTGGGCTCGAAGAGGTAGTGTCCCGCGAAGGAAAGGAAGCGTGAGTTGAATTGCACCGTGCTTCCGACGCGGTTGAGGACGACGGACTTGAGGTTGTCGTAGAGGATGCGCCGAGGGATTCCGCCAAAGTACTCCAGGGCGCGCTGGTGCATGCGCAGGAAGGTTTCCATGTGCATGTCCAAGGAGAAGTCGACGAAGAGAGCGCGCGAGTAGGACAGCACCATGGCGAATGCGGAAAGGGGACGTGAGGTGGAGCCAATGCGGAAGTGTCCAAAGCTTCCCCAGTCCACCTGGGCGTACTCACCGGGCTCCGTCTCCACGCGCAAGTACACCTTGCGCGGCCGCGGATGCCGTACCTTCGCCACGTAGCGACGCAGAATGGCAATCCCATGCTGGTAGCCTTGGGCCTTCAACTCGGCCAGGAGGCGGGTGCCCGTCAACTCTGGCGCCTCCGTGAGGCGCTGGACAAGGTAGGGTTTGAAGGGCTCCAAGGCTCCAGCAGGCTGCGGTAGGGCTGCCTCCGAAGTCACGGAGATGACCCTGCGGACAGTGGAGTGGTGCACGCCGAAGCGGCGGGCCACTGTCTCGACTGCCCACCCCTCCCGAAGGCAGAGGCGTCTCATCTCAGCGCCAATCTCAGGCGAAATCATCGCTGTTGTCCCGTAGCCGCGCGGGTGAGAAGCCGTCGGGCAGACTCAAAGCCTTCCCACTCAAGAAACCTGTCACGAGGTGGAGGTGGACACTGTAGAGACGTCCACTCGACGGCGATGTTGGGGTTGAAGGCTAAATCCCCCAACAGCTTCGCCCACAACCCTGGCTGGAGGCGGGCCTCCTGCGCGTCCGCATCGACGACAGCGTAGAGGGGCATGCCGTACCAGGCACTGAGGGACTCCACCAGCAGGGACAGGGCTGGAGTCATCGCCGGTACAGGCGGAAGGCGGGCCTTGAGGACGGTGCCCCGCTTGGGCACGGAGAGAAGGAGTTGGGTGTACGGGGTATGTGCCTCGAGTGTCAGCCACAGCGGCGGTGAAGACATAGAGAGCCACCTCCAGACGGCGCCTTGCGGCCGGCACATCTGGCCCACGGGGCACACGTGCGGCTTTCGTTACGCCCGCCTCCGCTTGGCTTGAACCTGGATGTGTGACGCTCCGTGCTCGCTGTCGTGCCCGTTGCGCTGCTTTGCGGGCCGCCGCGTCACGACGCACGTCGGCAGGACGGAGGCTCGCCCGGTAGGCGCGGCTCGCTTTGCGCCACTGTGCTCTGCGCGCCAGTGTGCGACACACTTCGCGGCAGTAGGCCTGCCCCCTGTCGCACCTGCGGCAGAGCCAGAATACTTCCCCGCAATGACAGCACTCTCGCCTTTGAAGCTCGTGCACCCGGGCCTCTGGGTGGACGCTTTCGTGACACGGGCGCCTCTTGTTGCTGCCTGTCGCGGAGAGGTAGCGACTCCATTTGTCCGGCGGCCTGGCCTTCCTCCAGGTCGCTCATCTCGTCCACTTCTGCAGCCCAGCGTGACCCAAGGCTTCCCTGCCGCCAGTTTTCGCCACCTCGAGCGCCGCTGCGCGGCCCTCCAATCCCGCGCTTCTCCGCGCTCGAGTGGATCGAAGACCCGCGCTTCTTGAAGGTCGTCTCCACATGTACCGGCACCTCGGCTTCATCGAGCGCCATGCGCTCGCTCTGGACGGGTTGTCCATCACCGCGATGACCCGGGCGCCCCGTGACGCGAAGAGCCCGACACTCGCCGCCCATGAAGCCCCACCACCGGCCGAGCCCCCCCGCCGTGCCCCGGGCCAGGCTCGGTCCATGGCCCTCATCATCGAGAGCGGACACGTATTCGAGGGACTGGGCGGTCTCCTCGCGGGCTGAACGTGGGCATCCGGGCCGCTTCTTCGCCGCCCTCTTCCCGCGCCCCATCGAGCGCGCACCGGGGACGCGGGGCATCGGCGCCACGGGCCATCGGATTGTAGCGCGCCATCCTCTCCGCGTCGAAATTGTCAGAACCCTTGCGTGCGGTAGCGCTCACGCTTTCTCGGCACCGTGTTCCACGGCAGGCCGGCCTGCGCGCCTTCGAATATCAGCACCCCGAAGAGCATGCGCTCATCTCCTGTCGTGTTCGGCGACATGGAGCGGATCGTCGCCACACCCAGGCGCAGCATCTAGCGGACCTGGCTTGCATGGCTTGCTCTCTCGAAACGACGATCAGGCACCAGCCACATCAGTGCAACCAGCACATAGACTGCCTCCGAGACATATTCGTTGAGAAAGGCGCTGACGATACCGACCAGATAGAGCACCGGCGAAATCTTGCCCTTGAGGTCGCGTCCGACCGCCACCGCCACGGTGGATTTCTGGCCGTGCGCTTTGACCATGGACCTCTGGAGCAACAACCAGGCGAAGGCGCACATCAGCAGCACGGACCCATAGAGCGCCAGGGGCACGGACGAGAAATGGTTCTCGCCCATCCAGCCGGTGGCGAAGGGAATCATCGACAGCCAGAACAGCAGGTACAGGTTCGCCCACAGCAGACCGCCGCTGACATGGTCGATGGTGTGCAGGAGGTGATGGTGGTTGTTCCAGTAGATGCCGATGTAGATGAAGCTGAGCACATAGCTGAGGAAGACCGGAACCAGCGGCTGCAGATCGGCCAGCTCGCTGCCGTGCGGAACCTTGAGTTCGAGCACCATGATGGTGATGATGATGGCGATGACGCCGTCGCTGAAGGCTTCCAGTCTGGTTTTGCCCATGCTGTCCCCCACGCGCTGTCCAGGCCGCCCTGCGGACGACCATGGCCTCGGTCAGGTCGCAATGATAATCCGCCGCGGCGCGGAACGAACGGGCTGAATCGATTCAGCGAATGCAGGCCGGCGGCATTGTCCGCGCTGTCCTCGAGCCGGACAGGGCGCCCGCCCTTCCTATGCTCCCCGCCGCTGAGTCTCGAGGTACGCGTCGAACACTTCCGTGATGGCGCTCGCCACGGCACGGACGCGGGGGACCTTGCGAAGCTCCTCGTGCATCACCAGGCGGAAGTTGAGCGAGGGGCCGGGGGTTTCGAGCCGCACGCGCACGAGCCCACGTTGCTCGTCCACCGCGCCAAGCGCGCCGATGACGAGCCCCATGCCCGCGCGCGCGGCGTGCATCCGGGCCGCGACGGAGTTGGAGCGCAGGGGGAAGCGGTACGCGCCGCGCTGGAGGAGCCAGTCCGACATACAAGGCCGGCGCCCCACGGACTCGTCGACAATGAAGTCATGCGCGGAGAAGTCCGCGTCGGCCAGCCGCCGTGAGGGCAGGTGCCGTTTCAGGTAGTCGCGGCTGGCGAAGAGGCCGGAGATGACGTCACCCAGCGGCTTCTCGATGAGGACGGGGGATGCGTCGGAACGGGTGCGCGCGCCCACCGGGGAGACAGCCCGCAGGCCGAGGTCCGCCTCGCGGGTGGAGAGGTCTGCGTAGCGCTGCTCGGTGACGATTTCGACGTGGATTTCCGGGTGGGCCCGCCGCGCGCGGATGGCGGCCTCGGCGATGGAAGGCGCGAAGCCGTCGGACACGGAGACGCGCACCGAGCCCGCGAACGGAGACGCGGCGGCGTCACGGGCGCGGGCAGCCAGGGCGTGCTCGAACTGCTCGGCCATCCGGGCGAGCTCCTCCGCCTCGGGCTCCAGCCGGACGCCGCGCGCGGTGCGGTGGACC from Myxococcus stipitatus carries:
- a CDS encoding DNA-3-methyladenine glycosylase I — encoded protein: MLRLGVATIRSMSPNTTGDERMLFGVLIFEGAQAGLPWNTVPRKRERYRTQGF
- a CDS encoding LysR family transcriptional regulator; this encodes MSWDDYRLLLELRRHGSFLAAGARLGLSASTVMRRVGKLEEGLGRTLVHRTARGVRLEPEAEELARMAEQFEHALAARARDAAASPFAGSVRVSVSDGFAPSIAEAAIRARRAHPEIHVEIVTEQRYADLSTREADLGLRAVSPVGARTRSDASPVLIEKPLGDVISGLFASRDYLKRHLPSRRLADADFSAHDFIVDESVGRRPCMSDWLLQRGAYRFPLRSNSVAARMHAARAGMGLVIGALGAVDEQRGLVRVRLETPGPSLNFRLVMHEELRKVPRVRAVASAITEVFDAYLETQRRGA
- the istA gene encoding IS21 family transposase; protein product: MISPEIGAEMRRLCLREGWAVETVARRFGVHHSTVRRVISVTSEAALPQPAGALEPFKPYLVQRLTEAPELTGTRLLAELKAQGYQHGIAILRRYVAKVRHPRPRKVYLRVETEPGEYAQVDWGSFGHFRIGSTSRPLSAFAMVLSYSRALFVDFSLDMHMETFLRMHQRALEYFGGIPRRILYDNLKSVVLNRVGSTVQFNSRFLSFAGHYLFEPTAAPIRYPEAKGRVEASIKYLRHAFF
- a CDS encoding TMEM175 family protein; the protein is MGKTRLEAFSDGVIAIIITIMVLELKVPHGSELADLQPLVPVFLSYVLSFIYIGIYWNNHHHLLHTIDHVSGGLLWANLYLLFWLSMIPFATGWMGENHFSSVPLALYGSVLLMCAFAWLLLQRSMVKAHGQKSTVAVAVGRDLKGKISPVLYLVGIVSAFLNEYVSEAVYVLVALMWLVPDRRFERASHASQVR
- the istB gene encoding IS21-like element helper ATPase IstB, whose protein sequence is MPSLTLSTSNPTPWTPTMPSRPRSPTSVFPHDLSTLSLEDVLRALGLEHAASQLSAALAKAIARNDSPSSLLDNLMREQLRDTTEARAKTALRRSAIFPLPTIDSYDFNYPKHIDRELVMRAASLDFIREKSNVVFIGPSGVGKTHLASALGQLACLRGYRVRFVVAADLVNDLVVGQSKNTLHKRLSAWAAPELLLIDELGYLSFDARGADLLYQVFNKRYQRASTIVTTNLPFKDWGKLFHNSAAASAIADRLVHKGLLVRITGKSRRSDQEQELDAA